A single region of the Candidatus Methanoperedens sp. genome encodes:
- a CDS encoding response regulator, with the protein MKILVIEDNPQNMKLLTFVLKKYGHDVIEALCGLEGVEKAVDLRPELILMDIQLPDIDGLEATKRIRAKESVQKIPIIAITSYAMAGDREKVMEAGCNGYFEKPINPLTIMKDIEKFLEMKNP; encoded by the coding sequence ATATGAAGCTATTAACTTTTGTCCTGAAAAAGTATGGACATGATGTTATTGAGGCTTTGTGCGGTCTTGAGGGTGTGGAAAAAGCAGTTGATTTGCGCCCTGAACTCATTCTTATGGATATACAGCTTCCTGATATCGATGGGCTTGAAGCCACAAAGAGGATCCGCGCTAAAGAATCAGTACAGAAAATACCGATAATTGCAATAACTTCATACGCAATGGCAGGAGATCGCGAAAAAGTAATGGAGGCCGGATGCAATGGATATTTTGAAAAACCCATAAATCCCCTTACAATCATGAAAGATATTGAAAAATTCCTTGAGATGAAAAACCCATGA